AGCATGACGCGGCACAATATCTGCTTTTACATCCGCAAAAGAGTAGCCTTTATCTACGATGATATCAACAACAGGTTGCCCTTCCTCTATTAGAAAAAGCCAGTTGCGCACTCGCATACTCATAACACCAGGATTTTTTACATCCTTTTCTTTTAAATTGACGAGTACTTCGCGTAAGTCAAATAAAACCTTGTCGTGAAGCGGCTTTGTTAGATTTTTTGGTTCATTGATCATTTGATTATCATCCATTAGATACAAAGTATCTCCAACTTACTGATGGGCGTATGATATTGCCTCAGCTCAAAGGGTGTCGCCCTTTAGAAGATTAAACAATAAGCAACCTGGGTATAACGTAATGCGTCTAAAATCAAATCAAATTTTTTTTCACATGTTCAATTAGTTAAAGCCAGCAAAAAAACTTTCCAAGACACTGTAAAACCAAATTTTTTGACGCTCACAAATTATAAAAGGAGCTTTTGTGAAAAACACTAAGGATTCTAATTATAAAAAAATTCTTGGATTCTGGGGAGAACAGCAAGTGGACTGCTGGATGCAAAGCCAAAATTGGTCTGTCCACGAAAAAAATCTGCGCATTCATGGCGGAGAAATTGATCGTATTTACATTCATAAATCAAATAATAAGAATTACAAAATGTGTATTGCAGAAATAAAAACCAATTGTATTTATAGCTGTTCATCCATAAACGAAATTTTTACTGAAGTTGGAATAAAAAAATACATCAAACAAAGACAAATAAAAAATTTATACAAAATATCGGAAAACTACCATTCAAAAGGCATAACAGAAATTTATTTAAGGTTATTTATTGTATTAAAAAGGAAAAATTATATTAAAATTGATAAAAACATAAGCTCAATGAGTGCAATTAAAGTTTGCTATGAACACGATAACTACTATATTCTTTCCATAACCCCAGAATTCACAAACATCAATGCAAGAAAAAGTTTGTTAGAAATTAGGTTGTGAGGAAAATTATTCATACCTAATATTACTATATACCCAATCAACCGTTTGCCTAATATTATTATTTAAAATCTGTTCATTACTTCCTACGCATACTGCGTATCCCATATTGTCTCCACTATACTCACGGCCATTAAATTTTTGCCCAGCTTTTGCAGTTAA
This region of Spirobacillus cienkowskii genomic DNA includes:
- a CDS encoding YraN family protein, which produces MKNTKDSNYKKILGFWGEQQVDCWMQSQNWSVHEKNLRIHGGEIDRIYIHKSNNKNYKMCIAEIKTNCIYSCSSINEIFTEVGIKKYIKQRQIKNLYKISENYHSKGITEIYLRLFIVLKRKNYIKIDKNISSMSAIKVCYEHDNYYILSITPEFTNINARKSLLEIRL